One window of Perca flavescens isolate YP-PL-M2 chromosome 6, PFLA_1.0, whole genome shotgun sequence genomic DNA carries:
- the grinab gene encoding glutamate receptor, ionotropic, N-methyl D-aspartate-associated protein 1b (glutamate binding), with amino-acid sequence MTTEKTAYAPVEGVPSPPLLPGQPAFPVTFDMNMPGPNMFGAPAPAGFHAAGGVPPPGGFPFPPPTAFGPGVPGAFGMNPQGGSGFGANPSSSPYSPPGQGFNGNFSDDVYHSEEDPPPFHENQDFDFGLDNKTIRRAFIRKVFLVLTAQLMVTFAFVAVFTFVDKIKTFVMVNTWTYLVSYVIFFVSVCVISCCGSVRRRHPWNLVALSVLTLSMSYMVGMIASFHDTDTVVMAVGITAVVCFTVVIFSLQTKYDFTSCYGVLFVCLIVLIIFGFLCIFIRDRILHIVYAGLGALLFTCFLAVDTQLLLGNKELSLSPEEYIFAALNLYTDIINIFLYILAIFGRARGS; translated from the exons ATGACCACCGAGAAGACTGCATACGCTCCCGTGGAGGGCGTACCCTCTCCACCCTTGCTTCCTGGGCAGCCAGCGTTTCCGGTCACATTTGACATGAATATGCCAGGTCCAAACATGTTCGGAGCCCCTGCACCTGCTGGTTTCCATGCTGCTGGTGGTGTCCCTCCTCCTGGTGGTTTCCCTTTCCCTCCACCGACTGCTTTTGGACCGGGCGTCCCTGGAGCTTTCGGAATGAACCCTCAAGGCGGCTCCGGATTTGGAGCCAACCCTTCTTCCTCCCCATACTCTCCACCAGGCCAGGGCTTTAATGGCAACTTCAGCG ATGATGTTTACCATAGCGAAGAGGACCCACCACCCTTTCATGAGAATCAGGATTTTGATTTTGGATTAGATAACAAGACCATAAGAAGAGCCTTCATTCGAAAG GTTTTCTTGGTGTTGACTGCTCAGCTGATGGTGACATTTGCCTTTGTGGCTGTTTTCACCTTCGTGGATAAAATCAAGACATTTGTCATGGTGAACACCTGGACGTACCTGGTGTCCTATGTCATATTCTTTGTGTCGGTTTGTGTGATCAGCTGCTGTGGAAGCGTTCGCCGAAGACATCCTTGGAACCTGGTCGCATTA TCCGTCCTGACCCTCAGTATGTCCTACATGGTGGGAATGATCGCCAGCTTTCATGACACTGACACGGTGGTCATGGCAGTGGGCATCACGGCAGTTGTGTGCTTCACAGTGGTCATCTTCTCTCTGCAG ACCAAGTACGACTTCACTTCCTGTTACGGTGTGCTTTTCGTCTGTTTAATTGTCCTGATCATCTTCGGCTTCCTCTGCATCTTCATCCGTGACAGGATTCTGCACATTGTGTATGCTGGCCTGGGAGCTTTGCTCTTCACCTGT TTCTTGGCGGTGGACACACAGCTGCTGCTCGGCAACAAGGAACTGTCCCTGAGTCCAGAAGAATACATCTTTGCTGCTCTTAACCTGTACACAGACATCATCAACATCTTCCTCTATATTCTTGCAATCTTTGGAAGGGCAAGGGGGAGCTGA
- the LOC114557095 gene encoding speriolin-like protein isoform X2 has protein sequence MDLEQTINGLLSKNELLEQENNLLKSVFSVIQENADLWRARMQGFNSDSLEELPGRHPSSLWQNTSNERQFRKDLQQTRLIHDQRTSSPVDFKSFLQSSVLADTSEKAELQSCQADLPFEVKGPNRLLGEIAYQLDRRILSHVFQSHRRLYGFTLLNFPEKIREVSTHPLTGKVDEGYQLHLTQRYADLMERLNQLGYKLKLHPSFTEFIVNAYGILKERPCENSTQTIDYNNSDFLRKRIMTTAPRKLQRDLLLVLTCLCDMAEKDGRPLLLW, from the exons ATGGACCTGGAGCAAACCATTAATGGCTTGCTTTCAAAAAATGAACTACTTGAACAGGAAAATAATCTGTTGAAGTCCGTGTTTAGCGTAATCCAGGAAAACGCAGACCTGTGGAGAGCCAGGATGCAGGGCTTCAACAGTGACTCTCTCGAGGAATTGCCAG GAAGGCACCCATCCAGTCTGTGGCAAAACACCTCTAACGAGAGACAATTCAGAAAAGACTTGCAACAAACCAGATTAATACACGACCAACGGACCTCATCCCCTGTCGACTTCAAGTCTTTCCTCCAAAGCTCGGTGCTCGCAGATACAAGTGAGAAAGCAGAGCTTCAAAGCTGCCAGGCTGATTTGCCTTTTGAGGTCAAAG GTCCAAACAGGCTGCTGGGAGAGATTGCATACCAACTCGATAGGAGGATTCTGTCCCATGTCTTCCAGAGCCACAGGAGGCTTTATGGTTTCACACTGCTCAATTTTCCAGAAAAAATTAGAGAG GTATCCACACACCCTCTGACAGGGAAGGTAGATGAAGGCTATCAGCTTCATCTCACTCAGAGGTATGCTGACCTCATGGAGAGGTTGAACCAGCTCGGGTATAAATTAAAACTTCACCCTTCTTTCACTGAATTTATTGTTAACGCCTATGGGATCCTGAAGGAGAGGCCTTGCGAAAACAGCACACAGACAATTGACTACAATAATTCAGATTTCCTGAGAAAGAGGATAATGACCACTGCACCGAGAAAACTTCAGAGGGACCTGCTCCTTGTGCTCACCTGCCTCTGCGACATGGCCGAGAAGGATGGAAGGCCTCTCCTTCTCTGGTAG
- the LOC114557095 gene encoding speriolin-like protein isoform X1 encodes MDLEQTINGLLSKNELLEQENNLLKSVFSVIQENADLWRARMQGFNSDSLEELPVCSFPGRHPSSLWQNTSNERQFRKDLQQTRLIHDQRTSSPVDFKSFLQSSVLADTSEKAELQSCQADLPFEVKGPNRLLGEIAYQLDRRILSHVFQSHRRLYGFTLLNFPEKIREVSTHPLTGKVDEGYQLHLTQRYADLMERLNQLGYKLKLHPSFTEFIVNAYGILKERPCENSTQTIDYNNSDFLRKRIMTTAPRKLQRDLLLVLTCLCDMAEKDGRPLLLW; translated from the exons ATGGACCTGGAGCAAACCATTAATGGCTTGCTTTCAAAAAATGAACTACTTGAACAGGAAAATAATCTGTTGAAGTCCGTGTTTAGCGTAATCCAGGAAAACGCAGACCTGTGGAGAGCCAGGATGCAGGGCTTCAACAGTGACTCTCTCGAGGAATTGCCAG TTTGCTCATTCCCAGGAAGGCACCCATCCAGTCTGTGGCAAAACACCTCTAACGAGAGACAATTCAGAAAAGACTTGCAACAAACCAGATTAATACACGACCAACGGACCTCATCCCCTGTCGACTTCAAGTCTTTCCTCCAAAGCTCGGTGCTCGCAGATACAAGTGAGAAAGCAGAGCTTCAAAGCTGCCAGGCTGATTTGCCTTTTGAGGTCAAAG GTCCAAACAGGCTGCTGGGAGAGATTGCATACCAACTCGATAGGAGGATTCTGTCCCATGTCTTCCAGAGCCACAGGAGGCTTTATGGTTTCACACTGCTCAATTTTCCAGAAAAAATTAGAGAG GTATCCACACACCCTCTGACAGGGAAGGTAGATGAAGGCTATCAGCTTCATCTCACTCAGAGGTATGCTGACCTCATGGAGAGGTTGAACCAGCTCGGGTATAAATTAAAACTTCACCCTTCTTTCACTGAATTTATTGTTAACGCCTATGGGATCCTGAAGGAGAGGCCTTGCGAAAACAGCACACAGACAATTGACTACAATAATTCAGATTTCCTGAGAAAGAGGATAATGACCACTGCACCGAGAAAACTTCAGAGGGACCTGCTCCTTGTGCTCACCTGCCTCTGCGACATGGCCGAGAAGGATGGAAGGCCTCTCCTTCTCTGGTAG
- the smpd5 gene encoding sphingomyelin phosphodiesterase 5 isoform X1, giving the protein MALQSSPFPNGFVAGIHAVGWAFILPCFWFLDRLIAVVKSTTLEQTQRLEQECYLHPLKVFFSSIIFLILFLATSPLALVGFILWAPLQACRRPFYYHRETPSSPEKETHRGFELVGKASFGFATANLCLLPDSLARFNNLGHTQRRAAAIGQHIVQGVCRPHICIFVDSPSSCGTLSPSNSLIPTVNSPTYGATDRQAQPPVSHHSDLAEVHVSIPESNSHVVCVPCDDTEEPSSDLPSPLFNSNQISNQQGRVGHRSAPRALLSQGLHQQDDIPWEVSSLFPANVDILCLEEVFDKRAAQKLTKALRPVFGHILYDVGVYACQPPCRCSSFKFLNSGLFLASRFPVLEAQYRCFPNGRGEDALAAKGLLSAKVLIGQNQKQKNVVGYFNCTHLHAPEGEGEIRCEQLNMVTKWIGDFQTANKLPDEDVAFDVLSGDFNFDNCSPDDTLEQNHHLFEEYKDPCRAGPGKEKPWVIGTLLEQPTLYEDDVNTPENLQRTLERVDLRKQYISPPVAAEGCPLVYPETGQPWIGRRIDYILYRESSISKHCRTEVEEVTFITQLAGLTDHIPVGLRLNVIMDSDGADQ; this is encoded by the exons ATGGCCCTGCAGTCGTCTCCATTTCCTAATGGGTTTGTTGCAGGCATCCATGCTGTGGGATGGGCATTCATCCTGCCTTGCTTCTGGTTTCTTGATCGCCTCATTGCTGTGGTCAAGTCCACTACCCTGGAGCAAACCCAGCGACTGGAGCAGGAATGCTACCTCCACCCACTCAAAGTCTTCTTCAGCTCTATTATCTTCTTAATTCTTTTTCTCGCTACATCCCCCTTGGCTCTTGTTGGATTTATTCTCTGGGCACCTCTTCAGGCCTGCCGCAGGCCCTTTTACTACCATAGAGAGACACCATCCTCACCAGAGAAGGAGACACACAGGGGCTTTGAGCTGGTAGGAAAGGCATCATTTGGATTTGCCACAGCCAACCTGTGTCTGTTGCCTGACAGCCTGGCTCGTTTCAACAACCTGGGGCACACCCAGCGCAGGGCGGCTGCCATCGGTCAGCACATTGTGCAGGGTGTGTGTCGACCTCATATCTGCATCTTTGTTGACTCCCCCAGCAGCTGTGGTACTCTCAGCCCCTCAAACAGCCTCATTCCCACAGTTAACTCACCTACATACGGGGCTACTGATAGACAAGCACAGCCCCCAGTGAGTCATCATTCCGATTTAGCTGAAGTACATGTTTCAATTCCAGAGTCCAATAGTCACGTGGTCTGTGTGCCCTGTGATGATACAGAGGAGCCGTCGTCTGACTTACCTTCTCCCCTTTTCAATTCCAATCAGATTTCCAACCAGCAGGGCCGAGTAGGTCACCGGAGTGCCCCCCGAGCATTGCTCTCCCAGGGTCTCCACCAGCAGGACGATATACCCTGGGAAGTGTCGTCATTGTTTCCAGCAAATGTGGACATACTGTGCCTAGAAGAGGTGTTTGATAAGAGGGCAGCACAGAAGCTCACCAAAGCACTAAGACCTGTATTtggacacatactgtatgacgtTGGTGTGTATGCCTGCCAGCCACCATGCAGATGTTCCTCTTTCAAGTTCTTAAACAGTGGCTTGTTTCTAGCCAGCCGTTTCCCTGTGCTCGAGGCCCAGTACCGCTGTTTTCCCAACGGCCGTGGGGAAGACGCACTGGCTGCAAAGGGCCTCCTTTCTGCTAAG gtgcTAATCGGGCAGAATCAGAAACAGAAGAATGTGGTTGGCTATTTTAACTGCACACATCTTCATGCACCAGAAG GTGAAGGGGAAATTCGCTGTGAGCAGTTGAACATGGTTACCAAGTGGATTGGTGATTTTCAAACTGCCAACAAACTGCCTGACGAGGATGTCGCTTTTGATGTACTCAGTGGAGATTTCAACTTTGACAACTGCTCACCTG ATGACACCTTGGAACAGAATCACCATCTGTTTGAGGAATACAAAGATCCTTGCAGGGCAGGGCCTGGAAAAGAGAAGCCCTGGGTCATTG GTACTCTGCTGGAGCAGCCCACATTGTATGAAGATGACGTAAACACCCCAGAAAATTTACAAAG aACCTTGGAGAGAGTAGATCTAAGAAAGCAGTATATCTCCCCTCCTGTTGCTGCAGAGGGCTGCCCTTTGGTTTACCCTGAGACTGGTCAGCCGTGGATTGGTCGTCGGATCGACTACATCCTATATCGCGAAAGCTCCATTTCAAAGCACTGCCGAACA GAAGTTGAAGAGGTGACCTTTATAACCCAGCTGGCTGGTCTTACAGACCATATTCCTGTGGGCTTGAGACTGAATGTAATTATGGACTCTGACGGTGCTGATCAATGA
- the smpd5 gene encoding sphingomyelin phosphodiesterase 5 isoform X2, with amino-acid sequence MALQSSPFPNGFVAGIHAVGWAFILPCFWFLDRLIAVVKSTTLEQTQRLEQECYLHPLKVFFSSIIFLILFLATSPLALVGFILWAPLQACRRPFYYHRETPSSPEKETHRGFELVGKASFGFATANLCLLPDSLARFNNLGHTQRRAAAIGQHIVQGVCRPHICIFVDSPSSCGTLSPSNSLIPTVNSPTYGATDRQAQPPISNQQGRVGHRSAPRALLSQGLHQQDDIPWEVSSLFPANVDILCLEEVFDKRAAQKLTKALRPVFGHILYDVGVYACQPPCRCSSFKFLNSGLFLASRFPVLEAQYRCFPNGRGEDALAAKGLLSAKVLIGQNQKQKNVVGYFNCTHLHAPEGEGEIRCEQLNMVTKWIGDFQTANKLPDEDVAFDVLSGDFNFDNCSPDDTLEQNHHLFEEYKDPCRAGPGKEKPWVIGTLLEQPTLYEDDVNTPENLQRTLERVDLRKQYISPPVAAEGCPLVYPETGQPWIGRRIDYILYRESSISKHCRTEVEEVTFITQLAGLTDHIPVGLRLNVIMDSDGADQ; translated from the exons ATGGCCCTGCAGTCGTCTCCATTTCCTAATGGGTTTGTTGCAGGCATCCATGCTGTGGGATGGGCATTCATCCTGCCTTGCTTCTGGTTTCTTGATCGCCTCATTGCTGTGGTCAAGTCCACTACCCTGGAGCAAACCCAGCGACTGGAGCAGGAATGCTACCTCCACCCACTCAAAGTCTTCTTCAGCTCTATTATCTTCTTAATTCTTTTTCTCGCTACATCCCCCTTGGCTCTTGTTGGATTTATTCTCTGGGCACCTCTTCAGGCCTGCCGCAGGCCCTTTTACTACCATAGAGAGACACCATCCTCACCAGAGAAGGAGACACACAGGGGCTTTGAGCTGGTAGGAAAGGCATCATTTGGATTTGCCACAGCCAACCTGTGTCTGTTGCCTGACAGCCTGGCTCGTTTCAACAACCTGGGGCACACCCAGCGCAGGGCGGCTGCCATCGGTCAGCACATTGTGCAGGGTGTGTGTCGACCTCATATCTGCATCTTTGTTGACTCCCCCAGCAGCTGTGGTACTCTCAGCCCCTCAAACAGCCTCATTCCCACAGTTAACTCACCTACATACGGGGCTACTGATAGACAAGCACAGCCCCCA ATTTCCAACCAGCAGGGCCGAGTAGGTCACCGGAGTGCCCCCCGAGCATTGCTCTCCCAGGGTCTCCACCAGCAGGACGATATACCCTGGGAAGTGTCGTCATTGTTTCCAGCAAATGTGGACATACTGTGCCTAGAAGAGGTGTTTGATAAGAGGGCAGCACAGAAGCTCACCAAAGCACTAAGACCTGTATTtggacacatactgtatgacgtTGGTGTGTATGCCTGCCAGCCACCATGCAGATGTTCCTCTTTCAAGTTCTTAAACAGTGGCTTGTTTCTAGCCAGCCGTTTCCCTGTGCTCGAGGCCCAGTACCGCTGTTTTCCCAACGGCCGTGGGGAAGACGCACTGGCTGCAAAGGGCCTCCTTTCTGCTAAG gtgcTAATCGGGCAGAATCAGAAACAGAAGAATGTGGTTGGCTATTTTAACTGCACACATCTTCATGCACCAGAAG GTGAAGGGGAAATTCGCTGTGAGCAGTTGAACATGGTTACCAAGTGGATTGGTGATTTTCAAACTGCCAACAAACTGCCTGACGAGGATGTCGCTTTTGATGTACTCAGTGGAGATTTCAACTTTGACAACTGCTCACCTG ATGACACCTTGGAACAGAATCACCATCTGTTTGAGGAATACAAAGATCCTTGCAGGGCAGGGCCTGGAAAAGAGAAGCCCTGGGTCATTG GTACTCTGCTGGAGCAGCCCACATTGTATGAAGATGACGTAAACACCCCAGAAAATTTACAAAG aACCTTGGAGAGAGTAGATCTAAGAAAGCAGTATATCTCCCCTCCTGTTGCTGCAGAGGGCTGCCCTTTGGTTTACCCTGAGACTGGTCAGCCGTGGATTGGTCGTCGGATCGACTACATCCTATATCGCGAAAGCTCCATTTCAAAGCACTGCCGAACA GAAGTTGAAGAGGTGACCTTTATAACCCAGCTGGCTGGTCTTACAGACCATATTCCTGTGGGCTTGAGACTGAATGTAATTATGGACTCTGACGGTGCTGATCAATGA
- the malsu1 gene encoding mitochondrial assembly of ribosomal large subunit protein 1 translates to MNMNMLSRSKKLVSLVFKSSGLLEKTGVFRSVCSIPKSRDSLCLPRRFTSSLSSCPYGHHVSARHLDPKRFYSEMCSESSDSKSSTGLFQEVSHEMDCDSSSLSQRASETFTLDVLVSLLRQENAVDICVIKVPEQIKYTENFIVVSGVSPRHLRAMALYAIKVYKFLKKDGARNVKIQGKDAEDWMCIDFGNMVVHFMLPETREVYELEKLWTLRMYDEQLMSMPTEMLPEDFIYDVEVTK, encoded by the exons atgaatatgaatatgctAAGTCGCTCTAAGAAACTGGTATCATTGGTATTTAAAAGTAGCGGTTTACTGGAGAAAACAGGTGTTTTTAGAAGCGTCTGTTCGATCCCCAAATCTCGTGACAGTCTGTGTTTGCCTCGACGTTTTACATCAAGTTTATCCTCATGTCCGTACGGGCATCACGTCTCCGCCCGTCACTTAGACCCAAAACGATTTTATTCAGAGATGTGTAGTGAAAGCAGTGATTCCAAGAGCAGCACTGGCCTGTTTCAAGAGGTATCGCATGAGATGGACTGTGACAGCAGTTCCCTGAGTCAAA GAGCCTCTGAGACATTCACTCTCGATGTGCTGGTGTCTTTACTGCGTCAGGAAAATGCAGTGGACATCTGTGTGATTAAAGTACCAGAGCAGATCAAATACACAGAGAACTTCATTGTTGTCAGCGGTGTATCGCCGAGACACCTCCGCGCAATGGCACTTTATGCCATCAAAGTG TACAAGTTTCTAAAGAAAGATGGCGCTCGGAATGTCAAGATCCAAGGAAAGGATGCAGAGGACTGGATGTGTATTGACTTCG ggAATATGGTTGTTCACTTCATGCTTCCAGAGACCCGAGAAGTTTACGAGCTGGAGAAACTCTGGACTCTCCGCATGTATGATGAGCAGCTGATGAGCATGCCCACGGAGatgctaccagaagacttcataTATGATGTAGAAGTAACAAAATGA
- the LOC114557197 gene encoding peptide YY-like, with protein MSLSILALCLLACIHSGINAYPAKPASPREGAPPEELAKYYSALRHYINLITRQRYGKRDTPDTIFSDVLVRESTESIPESNYVRYDGLPLW; from the exons ATGTCGCTGAGTATTctggctctgtgtctgctggctTGTATTCACTCTGGCATAAACGCATACCCAGCCAAGCCGGCCAGTCCCCGGGAAGGCGCACCACCTGAGGAGCTTGCCAAATATTATTCTGCACTAAGGCACTACATCAATCTCATTACAAGACAGAG GTACGGGAAAAGAGACACCCCAGATACTATATTTTCAGATGTGTTGGTGAGGGAGAGCACAGAGAGTATTCCAGAATCAAACTACGTCAG GTATGATGGGCTGCCACTGTGGTGA